A window of Bacillota bacterium genomic DNA:
CCAGCTGATTGATATTTACACTATTTGTATTTATCCCCGCAAATTGCCATTCTAAACACATTAGAGATGAAAAAAGTTGCAGGGTAAGTACATCGGACTTCCCAATCCAGCAATACGCCTAGGTGGTCTTGGGGCTAACCCACTGGGAAAGCTTCTTCGCCAACACCAGCAGATCCCCTTCACCATCGGGTTTGCCCTGATACTGCCCGCGACTGATCCGATACCTTTCCACCAGCCAGGTTTTCATTCCGATCTCCTGGGCCACCAAGTCTTCCTCAACATCGTTTCCCACCATGAGACAGCGCTGGGGTGAAATACTAATTCTGTCGGCAATTTCCTGATAATACCGGGGGTTGGGCTTGCAAAAATGCATAATTTCATAGCTGGTAATCAAGTCAAGGGAAAGGCCTCCAAGCCCTGCCCAGTTTATCCTTTGCTCCAATGCCACCAGCGGAAAAACCGGATTGGTGGCAACTACCACCTTTAGTCCCAGGGCCTTGGCGGTTTCCACCAGTTCTCTTGCACCCGGTACCGGTTCCGTCATTTCCTGCAGGGCAGGAAACTGCTCCCGGTAAAACCGGTCAAAGAGGGGCATCAGCTCCTCCACCTCTAGGTCTAGATCAGTGAAGAATGAGGCGATGAACACCTCGGCGTTGGTCATCGTCCCATCGTCACTACTGATCATCGCTTTCGTTCCCTGCCAAACACGGCGATACATCTCCTCCGGAGGGATGAGCTCGGAAAAGTATTTGGTCAAGAGTGCAAAATAGGCAGTCGTAAAGGCCTCAAGGTCCATACCCAAGAGCGTCCCATCTAAGTCTAACAATAGAGCGTCGATCACCTTTAGCTACCCCTCCTCTGTTTCCCCTGGTCAGCATCAGCAATTAGTGGTTAATGGGCTCAATTTCCAACTTCCGGTTAAACAAGTCTTCGAACTCTTCGGCGGCACTCATGGCGTGTCGGATCTCCAGTTCAGCGCCTCGACGGATTTTTGCCATCACCAAGACTCTATCGGGTTTAACAATACAATTGACAAAGGTAACAGCCTTGATGCTGCATCGGTCCAGGCCGTTGGCAATCCGCAAAATAATCCCCAACTTCTTGATCATGTCAATGTCCTGGGGCTGCAGCGGTCCCTTCGGTGCCATATAGTTGTCGATTCCATTCCACACGAACCGCCGGTAGTGGGCCGCGGCAACGTAGGCACAGATAATCATTTCTCGATGGGTCAACCCGTTGAGGCGACTGCGGGTAATCAAGTACAACGTATGTTCATCGTGATCATTGTAGTTGATCCCAACGCCGGTATCGTGAAGCAAGGAACTTACCAGGAGGATGCGCCGGGCAGTGGGCCCGTAACCATGGACTTCCCGCAGCTGATCAAAGAGGCTCAAGGCCAGATTAGACACATGGCGAGCGTGGTCTTCCTGGAGACCATAATAACGCATCATGTTATCGATACTGTACATCAGGACACTGGGGACTAAGGGGTCACCGGCCTTGGGGAAAAGGTACTCAAAGAGCAAACCAAATCGCAATCCCGTTCCCGAGGCGATGAGGGTGTCAAACTCCCCTTCCTGCATCATCGCGTAGACCAGACCAACCCCCGCAACGATAATATCAGTCCGTTCTGCAGACAGCCCGGGCACAGATCGCCGTTCGCCCGCATCCATCCCCGCCAGATGCTCCAGGATCTCTTTGACATCCTGGCGGGTCATCACATAATCATGGGTGCGGTCGGGAAGATACCCCTTTCGCCTCCGGTCAATTCGGGCTAGACTGCGGATCGCTCCTCCCATCCCCACCACCGGCAAATCGCCGGCAGTCTTCAGCCAGGGGTACGCGGCAAACTTCTCCCTCAGAAAGGCCAGCATCGACTCCAGTTGGCTCCTGGACATCGCGGTGTGGCTCTGGAATTGCTCTGTCAACAGAATAGTGCCCAGGGGAAAGTTCCCATCCCTGACGATCTTTCGATCTCT
This region includes:
- a CDS encoding HAD family hydrolase; the protein is MIDALLLDLDGTLLGMDLEAFTTAYFALLTKYFSELIPPEEMYRRVWQGTKAMISSDDGTMTNAEVFIASFFTDLDLEVEELMPLFDRFYREQFPALQEMTEPVPGARELVETAKALGLKVVVATNPVFPLVALEQRINWAGLGGLSLDLITSYEIMHFCKPNPRYYQEIADRISISPQRCLMVGNDVEEDLVAQEIGMKTWLVERYRISRGQYQGKPDGEGDLLVLAKKLSQWVSPKTT
- a CDS encoding Ppx/GppA family phosphatase, coding for MKRRVAIIDLGSNSVRLVVVEIGDGGSYHQIEDIKESVRLAESLIDGKPLSAKVMHHAVETIKLFVSLCQALEVQRIIPIATAATRMASNQREFLDLLRQESGLDFRVLSGSEEAYYGYLGVANTVHVSNGVTIDVGGGSTQIVKFRDRKIVRDGNFPLGTILLTEQFQSHTAMSRSQLESMLAFLREKFAAYPWLKTAGDLPVVGMGGAIRSLARIDRRRKGYLPDRTHDYVMTRQDVKEILEHLAGMDAGERRSVPGLSAERTDIIVAGVGLVYAMMQEGEFDTLIASGTGLRFGLLFEYLFPKAGDPLVPSVLMYSIDNMMRYYGLQEDHARHVSNLALSLFDQLREVHGYGPTARRILLVSSLLHDTGVGINYNDHDEHTLYLITRSRLNGLTHREMIICAYVAAAHYRRFVWNGIDNYMAPKGPLQPQDIDMIKKLGIILRIANGLDRCSIKAVTFVNCIVKPDRVLVMAKIRRGAELEIRHAMSAAEEFEDLFNRKLEIEPINH